The segment GATCGAGAACATCGTCAATGCCGCCCAGAATGTGATGATGAACCATGGTACGCCTCGCGTGACGGCCCAGGAGGTCTGCGACTCGGCTGGTGTCTCTCGGGGTACGCTTTACCGCTACTTTCCTTCGATGGAGGCGGTCCTTGAGGCTGTGGTTCTGAGACTCCGGACCGAGACCGATGAAGAGTTGAACCACGCGATGAAGGGCTGCGAGACCCCGACCGAGCGGTTCGCTGCCTTTCTGAAGTACAGCGTCTCCAACAACGAGACCCGGAGGGGATCCCAATTCCTGCATGTCGAACCGGCGTTCGTCATCCAGTATTTCCAGTCCAATTTCGAGCATTTCATCCAGCGCGTTCTTACGGCCCTGGATCCGGTCTTCGACGCCTGGGAGGCTGATATCGGCACACCCGTGGATCGCGCCGCCATTGCCGAAATGATGGTTCGCCTCGCCCTCAGCGAAACCGTTGTGCCTCCGGCCGAGGGCAAGCCTCTGGCCCTGCGGCTTCAGAGCACGATCGACGTCATTCTGGATGCCCTGCGCAGTTAGGCCTTTGGCGGCAGTGTTCTGGGCCCGACGATATTGTTTAAGGTGCCGACGCCTTCAACCATGACCTCGACCCTATCGCCGGGGTTCAGGTATCGGCCTGAGCCCTGACCCACGCCCTCCGGCGTACCGGTGAACAGCAGATCGCCAACTCCAAAGCTTACTCTCGGCTGGATGAACCGGATCAGTTCGCAGACATCCCAGGTCATGTCGGCGCTTGTGCCGTCCTGGCGCAGCTCGCCGTTGATCGTGGTCGACAGCCGTAGGGCGGGACTGCCGGCCGGAAATTCGTCCTTCGTGACGATCCACGGCCCGACCGGCGTGGCCCGGTCCTGGCTCTTGGCGGCATACAGGTCCATTCCGATGCCTGGCGGGCCAGAGCGTTGCAGATCGCGCGCACTGACGTCATTGCCGGCGGTGTATCCCAGGACCGACGCGAGGGGATCATCCAGATCGACGGTCTCGTCACCGATGACCACGACCAATTCGCACTCATAGTCGAGTTGTTCTGTCAGGGGAGGGTAGCGGATGGGATCATGCGCCCCGATCAAGGCACCATAGGCCTTGAGGAAGGCGATCGGCTGGGTCGGCGGCGCGACACCGAATTCCACCAGGTGTCTGCTGTAGTTGGCACCTGCGATCACGACCTTGCTGGTGTTCTCGCACGGCGCCATCAGCCGCAGGGTGGAAAGGGTAAGGGCAGGGCCCCCAAATGTCAGCGCGGCCTCGCCATCACCGCGAGTCACAGCCGGACCCCAGTCCGCCATGCCGCCCACGATCGGCCGCGCCGCGTCGGTCTCTGGATCGACCATGGCCCAGAAGGGCGCGCCGCCGTCGGTGCATCGGGCCAGTTTCATGGGTGTGTTCCTGATGGGCTGAAGGCGTCGCGCAGCTGATCGGCGATGGCGCGGGCTCGGTCCCGATCCTTGTTCGCAAACCGGGCGAGGAGGGGCGCATTGTCGAACACCGGCGCGTCTCCCGGCTTGCGGCCCAGCAGCATGAAATGGGTATGGATGGCGTTGTCGCCCAGATAGATCACCGAGACCTTCTCGAAATCGCCGGTTGCGAGCAGCCCCGCCGACAGGGACTTGAACAAGGGACCAAGCTCGGCTGCTGCGGCGTCCTGGATCGTGCCGACGCCGCCGTCGTGGTCGCGGGTGAAGGCCATCAGCATCCCCGGAACGTCCTGCATGGCGACGACGCCCCAGACGTCGCCGGCCAGCACGACGTCCCCTGGCGCAGCGACGTCCAGCATCGTGCAGATCTTGCATCCAGGGTGAGCGGTCATGGAACTCCTGGCCGATGGGGCCCATAACGACGAACGGCGACCCCGCTGGAGCCGCCGCGCTGGGTGACGAGGGATCAGGCGGCGAGCGGCTTGGCGGCCCGGCCCATCTTTTCGAGGTCGATGTGCAGCAGTTCGGTCGCATTCTTCCAGCGGATCTTCTCGAGGTCCTCGGGTGACACCCGCAGCCCCGTCGTCAGATCGCCCCGGATCGCGTCCGATCCGCCGAAATTCGTACCATAGACCAGTCGGTCGGCGCCGATGACCTCGACCAGGGCCTGGCGCATCGGCAGTTCATGCAGTTCCGGGTCGAACCAGAAGTTCGGCAAATACTCCTCGAGGTCCTTCTTGTTGTGGACCACGTCGAGGTTCTTGATCGTCTGGGCCAGTCGGCCCAGCTGGTAGGGCACAAATCCGCCGGCGTGGGTGATGTAGACCTTCAGGTTCGGGAACCGGTCCAGCACGCCGCCGCAGATCAGGTACCAGAAGCATTTGGTCTCGTCATAGTTCATGCCGACGATGGCCGTGGTCTCATATTTGTCGGTATTGGCCTTGGCCCCCCAGGTCACGGACTGGTTGTAGCCGTGGACGAACATCGGCAGGTCGAGGTCACAAAGGACCTCCCAGATCGGATCCATGCGTGGATCGTCGAACTCCATGCCGCCAAAATTTGATCCGCCTGCGCTCAGGCCCTTCGCGCCAAGTTCTGTACAGGCGCGACGGATTTCCTTGGCAGCATTGACCGGATCCTGCAGGGCCGCCGTGGCCCACATCATCAACCGGCCGCCCGAGCGATCGCAGTAGTCGGCGAGGGTGTCGTTGACGGTGGTCGAAAACCGGTTCGCAAATGCCGGATCGGCCCAGTACATATAGCAGTGCGACGGCACCGACAGAACCTGGGCGTCCTGGCCCAGCGCATCCATGCCCGCCAGGCGATGCTTGGGATCGTTCCATTTCGACATGAACTCGGAGACTTCCATGGTCTCGCCCCGGCGGACCGCAGCGCGCCGCTCGGGCGACCCAAGGCTCAGGATCCAGTCGCCAACCCGAAGGCGGATATGGCCGTCGTCATGCTTCTCGAAGAAGGGGCCCCAGTGGGGATCCTGATTGTAGTAGCCCGGCAGCGGGGCGTGGGCGTGAAGATCGATCAGCATGTTCGATATCCTTCCTGCGTCGAGGCCCCTTGGCGGGACTCTTCGAGACAAATGACGTTCCCTGGACGCCGACCATCGCATATTCTGAACGATCTGGTCGATAGTGTTCAGTTCATTCTGTACGGCGAATTCCATTCGGGTGTCAAAACAAACCTCGACGGGTCTGGGAGGGCTCGGCCTGCCCTGTGCCCCCGAGGGTCTTGGCTCGAAGATCCTGCTTTCGGGCCCTTGGCTCAGCCGTTCAGGATTGAAGCAGCATCTCCAGACCCGAAAAACCGGGAAGATCGAGGTCTTACACCTCGCTTGAAGGTGGAGCAGAGGAGGTTCAAGCGGCCTCCGCAGCTTGGGGCGTTTCGATCTTGAGCAGATTGATCGCATTGCCGCTGCGGATCTTCTCGCGGTCAGCGTCTGACAGGTCGATACCGGCAGTCAGATCGCCGTAGTCATAGGCCCCGCCGAAATTGGTTCCGTAGAGCAACTGATCAGGCCCCACGACCTCGGCCACCGCACGGCGCAGGGCCGGGTGGTGGAGATCCAGGTCGAAATAGAAATTCTTCATATAGTCCATCACCGGGCGCTGGTTCCTCGAGTCCGGCGCCATGACGCTGTTCAGATCCGACAGTCGGCCCAGCTGGAACACCGCCATCCCGCCCGCGTGGGTGATGTAGGTCTTGAGCGAGGGATAGGCATCCAGAGCGCCGCTGCAGATCAGGTACCAGAAGAACAGGGTCTCATCGACGCAGTCGCCAATGATCGAACTGGTTTCGAACCGGTCCTCGTGATGGCGCTCGCCCAGATAGATCGACTGATTGAAACCGTGGACCATGATCGGCACGTCCAGTTCGGCCAGCCTGGCCCAGACGGGGAACAGGCGCTCGTCATAGGTCTGGATGCCGGCGAAATTCGTGCCGCCGACACACAGCCCCTTGGCGCCCAGCACCCTTACGGCGCGGTCGATCTCCTCCACCGCCGCCTCGGGGTCGGCCAGGTTGGCATGGGCCCAGAAGTCGAACTTGTCAGGCATGACGCGGCAGAAGGCGGACAGTTCGTCATTGCAGATCCGGGCGTATTCGTTCCCGAACTCGCCGGCCCAATACATGAACGCATGCGACGGCGTGGATAGCACCAGCTTGTCGACCCCGCGCTGGGCCATGATCTCGAGCCTGGCGGCGTGGGTCATCCGGGCCAGTAGATTGGCCTCTGCCTCGGCGTCGTTCGCGGCCTTTACCGGCTGTTTGGTGCCCAGCGAGAAATGGCCGACGGTCAGTCCCTGCGGCTTCATGAACGGCCCCCAGAACGGATGTCGATTCAGCATCCCAGGCGTAAACAGGTGAGCATGGACGTCGATCAGCATAGGCTTCCCCAATATCTGTTATTAGATTGATATTCTCACTGTCGAATGGTCTGTGGCAAGTCATCCCGGTCCGATCGGCTTTCGCGGGAGGAAAGGACGATGGTCGCCATGACGCAGCCACGGGGCGCACGCGGCCATCGGCTGCTTATGGCAGCCGGCATCATCGGCACGGCGTTTTGCCTGAGACTGCTGTTCGCCAGCCTGTCGGTGCGGTTGCCCGAGGTGGTACGCGCG is part of the Brevundimonas sp. AJA228-03 genome and harbors:
- a CDS encoding amidohydrolase family protein, yielding MLIDVHAHLFTPGMLNRHPFWGPFMKPQGLTVGHFSLGTKQPVKAANDAEAEANLLARMTHAARLEIMAQRGVDKLVLSTPSHAFMYWAGEFGNEYARICNDELSAFCRVMPDKFDFWAHANLADPEAAVEEIDRAVRVLGAKGLCVGGTNFAGIQTYDERLFPVWARLAELDVPIMVHGFNQSIYLGERHHEDRFETSSIIGDCVDETLFFWYLICSGALDAYPSLKTYITHAGGMAVFQLGRLSDLNSVMAPDSRNQRPVMDYMKNFYFDLDLHHPALRRAVAEVVGPDQLLYGTNFGGAYDYGDLTAGIDLSDADREKIRSGNAINLLKIETPQAAEAA
- a CDS encoding amidohydrolase family protein, with protein sequence MLIDLHAHAPLPGYYNQDPHWGPFFEKHDDGHIRLRVGDWILSLGSPERRAAVRRGETMEVSEFMSKWNDPKHRLAGMDALGQDAQVLSVPSHCYMYWADPAFANRFSTTVNDTLADYCDRSGGRLMMWATAALQDPVNAAKEIRRACTELGAKGLSAGGSNFGGMEFDDPRMDPIWEVLCDLDLPMFVHGYNQSVTWGAKANTDKYETTAIVGMNYDETKCFWYLICGGVLDRFPNLKVYITHAGGFVPYQLGRLAQTIKNLDVVHNKKDLEEYLPNFWFDPELHELPMRQALVEVIGADRLVYGTNFGGSDAIRGDLTTGLRVSPEDLEKIRWKNATELLHIDLEKMGRAAKPLAA
- a CDS encoding fumarylacetoacetate hydrolase family protein, which gives rise to MKLARCTDGGAPFWAMVDPETDAARPIVGGMADWGPAVTRGDGEAALTFGGPALTLSTLRLMAPCENTSKVVIAGANYSRHLVEFGVAPPTQPIAFLKAYGALIGAHDPIRYPPLTEQLDYECELVVVIGDETVDLDDPLASVLGYTAGNDVSARDLQRSGPPGIGMDLYAAKSQDRATPVGPWIVTKDEFPAGSPALRLSTTINGELRQDGTSADMTWDVCELIRFIQPRVSFGVGDLLFTGTPEGVGQGSGRYLNPGDRVEVMVEGVGTLNNIVGPRTLPPKA
- a CDS encoding TetR/AcrR family transcriptional regulator, producing MTVSARRARPSSGNDRPPGVIPSHDVRARRPDPRAAKTIENIVNAAQNVMMNHGTPRVTAQEVCDSAGVSRGTLYRYFPSMEAVLEAVVLRLRTETDEELNHAMKGCETPTERFAAFLKYSVSNNETRRGSQFLHVEPAFVIQYFQSNFEHFIQRVLTALDPVFDAWEADIGTPVDRAAIAEMMVRLALSETVVPPAEGKPLALRLQSTIDVILDALRS